From the genome of Acinetobacter sp. TR3:
AAACTTTAAAACGAGTTACCAAGTTACAAGCCCTGATGGAAAGACGACATCACTTAATGCAGCAGCAGAACTGAAAAAGTTTAATATTGCTGAATTCACTTTAGCCAATGAAGGAACCTACCGTATCCGAACCAAAGATGCTGTAGGTAATCCAACCAAATATGCTTTAGTGGATGGTCATTGGTTACGTGTACGCGCACCACGCCCTGCAAATGCATCACCAATGCAACAACCCCAAGCAAATGCTGAACAAAAAGCACCTCAACAAGCGCCTGCGAATCAACCACCTCGTTTTGTTGCTGAAGACCAAGTTCCAGCCAATGCAAAAACAATACAAACCACCAATTATTATATTGCCGAAAGTTTTGTAACGAAAGGCAAACCAAGCCCAACTCCACAAGTTGAAAATAAAGGTTTTGAGTTTAAATTTTTAACACATCCAAATGAATTATATGTTGGTGAATCACTTAAAGCACAAGTTTTAATGGATGGCAAAGCTGTTCCTAACTTAGAAGTTGATGTCTTTAAAGGTGCAAGTAGCTATCAACCAAATGCAAAACGTGAACAACCCCATGTGAAAACCAATGCAAAAGGTGAAGTTGAAGTTAAATTTAATGAAGCTGGTATTTATTTAATTACAGCCGTTTATCCTGAAGCAAACACTGATAATACCAAACAACCTGTGACTCAAACCTATACTTATAGTGTTACTGTAGAAGTGACTGAATAAGTCGATTAGGCACTTACTTGCTGTAAGTGCCTTTCTTTCACCTTGTTATAAAATACAATTCATTTTGATCATAAAAATAGTATTTTGTTTTAAAACGAATACTTACCCTGTTTTATGACTTCAAAAAAAACCAGTGATGCAGGCATCTTTTTATGGATGGTTTATCAAACCATGTAAAAGATGAATCTAGACGCAGCAGCCATTTTTGCCAGTGTACATTTACCCGATCAAGCTCCTGATAAATTTGTCCGCCGTGATAATTCAACTCAATCACGTTTTTGGCATGCAGCAGCAGAAATCAGTCGAGATCAAAATGTTGGTTTGCATATTGCATCAATGTTCCCGCCTTTCGTGGGCAAGTAATTGAATATCTTTTTCTCAGTAGCCCAACCTTTGGCGAAGGTCTAAAAAGAACGATTCGCTATCAAGCATTATTGACAGACGCAATGTCATTTAAGCTTTTATTCAAAAATGAAACGACTACAATTATTTCTGGTCTTAATCATCCAATTCGACATTATTTAGAATGTGAGATTGGAATTTTACTCAATTTTTTAAAATATATGAGTGAAAATACTTTTGTACCGATTGAAATTGGTTTGCCTTATCAAGAAGGTGCAACACAAGAAGAATATTTTAAAGTATGGGGCTGTCCTGTCAAACTCGGACAAACAGATGGTTATATTTGCTTTGATCAACAACTATTAAATATTCCCTCACCTGCATATGAACCTGAATTATTAAAAATCCACGAGCATCATGCAGAATCTCAACTTGAACGCCTTAACAAACATCAACTCATCCAGCAGATAGAAAGAATTCTAGCCAACGGTTTACTAGAATCAGGCGAATTTGACCAAAACATAGTCGCATAACATTTAAATCGTAGCGCTCGCAGCTTAAGGGCTGATTTACATTTACTTAATACTAAGTGATTGCGGGTTATCTTGAACGTTTAGCTAGGAATGGTATTTTCGTAAAGTCTGGTTGCATGAATTTCCAAGCAAAAATAGAAACAGGCCATTTTTCACGCATATTGCTCACCACAAACGCGCACGCCTAAATAGCTTTCATGATGAAGGTTATGCAGAATCCATGTTAAAAAACGCTGAAATGTATAATGAAAAATCAGCACTTATCGGTCTAGCAGCGGCATCAACAATTTTCCTGCCCGTTGCGCCTTTTTTTACTGCTGGTTTGTATTATGGTATTTGGAATTATTGGAAAGTTCATGCCAAATCACACTTAGACCCTGAATACGCCAAGCAACGAATTCCGTGGCATTATGACCACCACATGACCAGTAACCAAAATGCCAACTGGTGTATAACCAAGCCTTGGTTTGACTATATTATGGGAACACGTGTTTTAACTGATGTATCGCATACGGAAACAAACCCTCTAGCCATCAAAATGCCATTATGGTTAGAAAAAAAAGTGAATCGTGTTGCTCGCCGTGTATTACCTAAAGCCTATGCAAAAATTGATGCGAATACTCAACTAGATCAGCACAATTTGCGTCAAGGGATTGAAATCGCTTTGTAAATGATAAAGTGAACATGATTTTAATCTGCCGAGCAAATATCAGCTCGGTTTTTTATTTGATTAATGAGAACTCGTTTTCGACAATAAGTTTAAGATCAGTACACCACTCATAATCAGTACAATCCCAATAATTCCCCAAACATCTAACTTCTGATCAAATACAAACCATGCCACTGTGGTAATCAAAACAATTCCAACACCCGACCATACCGCATAAGCAATACCAACGGGAATTGTTTTCAATGTGAGAGATAAACAATAAAATGCAATCATATAACCGAGTACAACAACAATAGATGCAATCGGCTTAGTGAACCCTTCACTACTTTTTAAAGCAGAAGTAGCAATCACTTCAGCAACAATTGCGATAAATAAAATGAGCCAATTCTTCATTCAATTTCCCATAGATAAATGGTTAAGAACAAAATTAAAAAAAATACCCTCTTATAAAAAGAGGGTATTTTTAACACGTAACTTTATACAAGAATTATGCTGATTTCTTCGCCATATTATTTTTGCGAATGGTGATCATCAATAATTGTACTGCAGCAGGCGTTACACCTGGGATACGACTAGCTTGTGCCAAAGTTTCTGGACGAACTGTTTTTAACTTCAAGGTGATTTCACGTGACAAACCTGAAATCCCATCATATTCAAAATCAGCAGGAATTCGGGTTTCTTCTAGACGTTTCAATTGTGCAACATCTTCATGCTGACGATGAATATAGCCTTCGTATTTCACCGCGATTTCAATCTGCTCACCCACTTGCTCTGAAACTTCAGAACCCGTTAACTCTGCAATTTGACTGAAATTGATATTTGGACGTTTCAGCAAATCGATCGCACTACATTCTTTACTAAGATCTGCACCCGTCATTTCAACGAATTTTTTACCCATTGGGTTATTCGGTGCCGCCCACAAATGTTGTAAACGAGAAGTTTCACGCTCAACCGCTTCCATTTTTTCGCTATATGCAGCCCAACGCTCATCATCCACTAAGCCAAGCTCACGACCAATAGATGTTAGACGTTGATCAGCATTGTCTTCACGCAACATCAAACGATATTCCGCACGCGAGGTAAACATACGGTACGGCTCTTTGGTGCCAAGTGTAATCAAATCGTCAACCAATACGCCCATGTAAGCTTGATCACGTTTTGGTGTCCACTCTTCTTGTTCCCACGCACGGCGTGCAGCATTCAAACCAGCAAGCAAACCCTGTGCCCCCGCTTCTTCATAACCTGTGGTACCGTTGATTTGACCAGCAAAGTACAGATTTTGAATCGCTTTGGTTTCAAGTGTAAATTTCAATGCTTGTGGATTGAAATAGTCATATTCAATCGCATAGCCTGGGCGCAAGATATGCGCATTTTCCATACCACGGATCGAACGAACTAAATTGAACTGTACGTCAAATGGTAATGATGTTGAAATCCCGTTTGGATAAAGTTCATGCGTATCCAAGCCTTCTGGCTCTAAGAACACTTGATGTGAATCTTTATCAGCAAAACGGTGAATCTTATCTTCAATTGATGGGCAATAGCG
Proteins encoded in this window:
- a CDS encoding DUF4198 domain-containing protein — translated: MRHLVTIALLSALPTLSFAHTASPFLLPEVFDSKSDNVSFQSSITVEKFFVPSRNFKTSYQVTSPDGKTTSLNAAAELKKFNIAEFTLANEGTYRIRTKDAVGNPTKYALVDGHWLRVRAPRPANASPMQQPQANAEQKAPQQAPANQPPRFVAEDQVPANAKTIQTTNYYIAESFVTKGKPSPTPQVENKGFEFKFLTHPNELYVGESLKAQVLMDGKAVPNLEVDVFKGASSYQPNAKREQPHVKTNAKGEVEVKFNEAGIYLITAVYPEANTDNTKQPVTQTYTYSVTVEVTE
- a CDS encoding DMT family transporter: MKNWLILFIAIVAEVIATSALKSSEGFTKPIASIVVVLGYMIAFYCLSLTLKTIPVGIAYAVWSGVGIVLITTVAWFVFDQKLDVWGIIGIVLIMSGVLILNLLSKTSSH
- the mnmG gene encoding tRNA uridine-5-carboxymethylaminomethyl(34) synthesis enzyme MnmG, with the protein product MHYPKVYDVIVIGGGHAGTEAALAAARMGRQTLLLTHNIETLGQMSCNPAIGGIGKSHLVREIDALGGAMALAADKGGIQFRILNSRKGAAVRATRAQADRVRFKAAIRHTLENQANLDIFQQAADDLIVEGDTVKGVVTQMGIRFDTKTVVLTTGTFLGGVIHIGLQNSSGGRAGDPPSIALAHRLRELKLPVGRLKTGTPPRIDARTVDFSVMTPQPGDFPSPVMSFMGDASMHPEQVNCYITHTSEKTHEIIRGGLDRSPMYTGVIEGVGPRYCPSIEDKIHRFADKDSHQVFLEPEGLDTHELYPNGISTSLPFDVQFNLVRSIRGMENAHILRPGYAIEYDYFNPQALKFTLETKAIQNLYFAGQINGTTGYEEAGAQGLLAGLNAARRAWEQEEWTPKRDQAYMGVLVDDLITLGTKEPYRMFTSRAEYRLMLREDNADQRLTSIGRELGLVDDERWAAYSEKMEAVERETSRLQHLWAAPNNPMGKKFVEMTGADLSKECSAIDLLKRPNINFSQIAELTGSEVSEQVGEQIEIAVKYEGYIHRQHEDVAQLKRLEETRIPADFEYDGISGLSREITLKLKTVRPETLAQASRIPGVTPAAVQLLMITIRKNNMAKKSA